The Seleniivibrio woodruffii genome contains a region encoding:
- the recD gene encoding exodeoxyribonuclease V subunit alpha, translating to MNTADRLYEEGYLRDIDIQFSKQMCAVFGYDDAYLFFAVLFYAVSSAHTCLKTDRLDILPFYAENKDELETAFSAENIQKIALTGAVSDRDNAPVIFSGSRLYLASFYRSERIVGDFIRRNCETPVQHDLTRLKDLLEKEFGEGENMQKAAALCACLSPFCVITGGPGTGKTTTVRKLLNVLKGLSEKPLNIAVTAPTGKAAFRLTESLAEADAGLKAITLHRLLGISGSRDRSRFSPEHPLAYDIVVVDEASMVDLRMMSELVSSLSPDARLILLGDKDQLSSVMPGSVLGDICTASDTENFTQERAQLIKDYAETSVAGTSATAVSDITVALSVSRRFDDTLGIGRLAKACRDGDFESAMDVMLSDSSKQIEFLNADTDMKGFFRDYFIDFHRRVTAAETPQHMLSAAAQSVILCPNVKGKGGTESLNTAALSALAREGMRNSTEKYFHGQPVMITENDYNLNLFNGETGLIVRQDGIRAYFQNRDKPVAVMRMPVWSNVYAMTVHKSQGSEFEHVILVLPEWESPIATRELFYTAVTRAKNRLTVISTPDAVKMYLSRRSERFSGLSDYLK from the coding sequence ATGAACACCGCAGACAGACTATACGAAGAGGGATATCTGAGGGACATCGACATACAGTTTTCAAAACAGATGTGCGCTGTTTTCGGGTACGATGACGCATACCTTTTCTTTGCTGTGCTCTTCTACGCCGTTTCATCCGCCCACACATGCCTGAAAACCGACAGGCTGGACATCCTCCCCTTTTATGCGGAAAACAAAGACGAACTAGAAACCGCTTTTTCAGCGGAGAACATACAGAAAATAGCCCTGACAGGAGCTGTCTCCGACAGAGACAACGCACCGGTAATATTCAGCGGCAGCAGGCTCTATCTCGCATCATTCTACAGAAGCGAGCGCATAGTAGGCGATTTTATCCGACGCAACTGCGAGACACCCGTTCAGCATGACCTGACCAGACTGAAGGACCTTCTGGAAAAAGAGTTCGGTGAAGGGGAGAACATGCAGAAAGCGGCGGCTCTCTGCGCCTGTTTGTCACCCTTCTGCGTCATAACCGGAGGCCCCGGCACAGGAAAGACAACCACCGTAAGGAAACTGCTGAACGTGCTTAAAGGACTGAGCGAAAAACCTCTGAACATAGCTGTCACAGCACCCACAGGCAAAGCGGCGTTCCGCCTCACCGAATCCCTTGCCGAAGCAGACGCAGGGCTTAAGGCCATCACTCTGCACAGGCTTCTGGGAATTTCAGGAAGCCGTGACAGAAGCCGTTTCAGCCCGGAACATCCTCTGGCATACGATATTGTGGTGGTTGACGAGGCATCCATGGTGGATCTGAGGATGATGTCGGAACTGGTCAGCTCACTCAGCCCCGATGCCAGACTGATCCTCCTCGGCGACAAAGACCAGCTCTCTTCTGTTATGCCCGGCTCGGTTCTGGGCGACATATGCACGGCATCCGACACGGAGAACTTTACGCAGGAGCGGGCACAGCTCATAAAAGATTACGCAGAAACATCAGTTGCGGGGACTTCCGCCACTGCTGTTTCCGACATAACCGTTGCGCTTTCCGTCAGCCGCAGATTCGATGACACACTTGGCATAGGCAGACTTGCAAAAGCATGCAGAGACGGTGATTTTGAATCGGCAATGGACGTTATGCTCAGTGACAGCTCGAAACAGATAGAGTTTCTGAACGCAGATACTGACATGAAAGGTTTTTTCAGGGATTATTTCATAGATTTTCACCGGAGGGTCACGGCGGCTGAAACGCCGCAGCATATGCTTTCGGCGGCGGCACAATCGGTTATTCTCTGCCCGAACGTAAAGGGTAAAGGCGGCACAGAGTCTCTGAACACTGCCGCACTCTCAGCTCTGGCCAGAGAGGGAATGCGCAACAGTACGGAAAAATATTTCCACGGCCAGCCCGTGATGATAACCGAGAACGATTACAACCTGAACCTGTTCAACGGCGAAACGGGGCTTATCGTCCGGCAGGACGGGATACGGGCATATTTCCAGAACAGGGATAAGCCTGTGGCAGTCATGCGGATGCCGGTCTGGTCAAACGTTTATGCCATGACGGTTCACAAAAGTCAGGGATCGGAGTTTGAGCACGTGATTCTGGTTCTTCCTGAATGGGAATCGCCCATTGCAACTAGGGAGCTTTTCTACACAGCCGTTACGAGGGCAAAGAACAGACTGACGGTTATTTCAACACCAGATGCGGTTAAAATGTATCTGAGCAGACGGAGCGAACGCTTTTCTGGACTTTCCGACTACCTTAAGTAG
- a CDS encoding cytochrome c3 family protein translates to MWQKLKDFSKKDPLIFTLILAVVLVVGGFGSIQMMHATSTAEFCKTCHPKEAVEVRGEYYSFKRGIHSEAGVSCLDCHGAPGIDGYLNAHVVAGMRSLYHEIFTSEEQVIKDLTKFATDPKAAEHAASLESCVFCHSDDFNKKMRRDKVIKVLGEFRFIDDVKNPEFREKFGRPDIMTEGPIGVNPDHLKHYKAGVTCFDCHLGIGHAGVKNHKPKMETCFKCHDENRNVAKVPANDNCAQCHTMQKGNQQGTYAKTVKGDKWYMADLNCTDCHADAFTLPTPETCAGCHDASYADIMKDIQSTYKQKLAQAQAVRDKYAAQTKGMPAAKLAIYNEMKNILRVLENDGSKGVHNPEYFDLMFDKVPELATAIDTWKPEEKKAEAPVQAKAAEEPKKEAAKPAGPVNSADDMAMLEGSETINLAERHVPAPTKPAVIFDHKGHAERVACADCHSEPGVLKFEITEVKGSKNVFHDELCIKCHKERKVKASCNTCHKK, encoded by the coding sequence ATGTGGCAAAAGCTGAAAGATTTTAGCAAGAAGGATCCTCTCATTTTCACACTTATCCTTGCAGTTGTTCTGGTTGTCGGCGGTTTCGGTTCCATTCAGATGATGCATGCTACAAGCACTGCTGAATTCTGCAAAACCTGCCACCCGAAAGAGGCTGTTGAGGTAAGAGGAGAGTACTATTCCTTCAAAAGAGGCATCCACAGTGAGGCAGGCGTAAGCTGTCTTGACTGTCACGGCGCACCCGGCATCGACGGCTATCTGAATGCCCACGTTGTCGCCGGTATGAGAAGTTTGTACCATGAGATCTTCACTTCCGAAGAACAGGTCATCAAAGACCTCACAAAATTCGCCACAGACCCGAAAGCAGCGGAACATGCCGCTTCTCTTGAGTCCTGCGTATTCTGTCACTCAGATGACTTTAACAAAAAGATGAGACGTGACAAAGTCATCAAAGTTCTCGGCGAGTTCAGATTCATTGACGATGTAAAGAACCCCGAGTTTCGTGAGAAATTCGGCAGACCCGATATAATGACCGAAGGGCCTATCGGCGTTAACCCTGACCACCTTAAACACTATAAGGCCGGCGTAACCTGCTTCGACTGCCACCTTGGCATCGGACACGCAGGGGTTAAAAACCACAAGCCCAAAATGGAAACCTGCTTCAAATGTCACGACGAGAACAGAAACGTTGCAAAAGTTCCCGCAAACGACAACTGCGCCCAGTGCCACACAATGCAGAAGGGCAACCAGCAGGGAACATATGCAAAAACTGTTAAAGGCGACAAATGGTATATGGCTGACCTGAACTGTACGGACTGCCACGCAGATGCGTTCACTCTGCCCACGCCTGAGACGTGCGCAGGATGCCATGATGCGAGTTATGCCGACATAATGAAGGACATCCAGTCCACTTATAAGCAGAAACTTGCTCAGGCTCAGGCTGTTCGTGACAAATACGCAGCTCAGACAAAAGGAATGCCCGCTGCCAAGCTGGCTATCTATAACGAAATGAAGAACATCCTTCGTGTTCTGGAGAACGACGGCTCTAAAGGCGTCCATAACCCCGAATACTTCGACCTGATGTTCGACAAGGTTCCCGAACTGGCCACAGCCATCGACACATGGAAGCCCGAAGAGAAAAAAGCAGAGGCTCCCGTGCAGGCTAAAGCAGCAGAAGAACCTAAAAAAGAGGCTGCAAAGCCCGCAGGTCCTGTCAACTCGGCTGATGACATGGCTATGCTCGAAGGCTCTGAGACCATCAACCTTGCTGAGCGTCACGTTCCCGCACCCACAAAACCTGCCGTGATCTTTGACCACAAAGGCCACGCAGAAAGGGTTGCATGCGCAGACTGCCACAGCGAACCCGGTGTTCTCAAGTTTGAAATAACAGAAGTGAAAGGCTCTAAAAACGTCTTCCACGATGAACTCTGCATCAAGTGTCACAAAGAAAGGAAGGTTAAGGCCTCCTGTAACACTTGCCATAAGAAGTAA
- the atpE gene encoding ATP synthase F0 subunit C: MSKLVRIVLSVAAIFAVAGVASAAEAGAVADASWAKYIGAGLAIGVAALGTGIGQGNAIKGAVEGISRNPSAAGKISTTMIIGLALIESLAIYALVVALILLFVA, translated from the coding sequence ATGTCTAAACTTGTAAGAATCGTTCTTTCTGTTGCAGCTATTTTCGCAGTTGCAGGCGTAGCTTCCGCTGCTGAAGCAGGCGCAGTTGCCGACGCTTCATGGGCGAAATACATCGGAGCAGGTCTTGCTATCGGTGTTGCGGCTCTCGGTACCGGTATCGGTCAGGGTAACGCTATCAAAGGTGCTGTTGAAGGTATCTCCAGAAACCCCAGCGCTGCTGGTAAAATCTCTACAACAATGATCATCGGTCTTGCACTGATCGAATCACTTGCTATCTACGCACTTGTTGTAGCTCTTATCCTTCTCTTCGTAGCTTAA
- the atpB gene encoding F0F1 ATP synthase subunit A, with product MEHPLNVSMLFGMEFSHTYWHVVMTFIVLLLVILVGSFSLRAKAEVPGRGQNAVELLVKGIYGMCDDVMGPHGRPYIPVIFGIGLYVAFSNLIGLIPGFLAPTSNLNSTVAPAIVVFLLYQYIGIKTHGAHYIHHFLGPVVWLAPLMLIIELIGHLARPLSLSMRLFGNIFGEELVIVILFILVPFLVPLPMFMLGVFTGLLQAYVFMMLSMIYISGALEEAH from the coding sequence ATGGAACACCCGCTTAATGTATCCATGCTCTTCGGCATGGAATTTTCCCATACCTACTGGCATGTTGTGATGACCTTCATCGTACTGCTTCTGGTTATTCTGGTAGGCAGTTTCTCTCTGCGCGCCAAGGCAGAAGTGCCCGGCAGAGGCCAGAACGCTGTCGAGCTGCTGGTTAAAGGTATATACGGCATGTGTGACGATGTGATGGGACCCCACGGAAGACCCTACATTCCCGTTATCTTCGGTATCGGACTGTATGTTGCGTTTTCCAACCTGATAGGTCTTATTCCCGGTTTCCTTGCTCCCACATCAAACCTGAACTCCACAGTTGCTCCCGCAATAGTGGTTTTCCTGCTCTATCAGTATATCGGTATCAAAACCCACGGAGCACACTACATTCACCATTTCCTCGGACCGGTCGTGTGGCTTGCACCTCTGATGCTCATCATCGAGCTTATCGGACACCTCGCAAGACCCCTCTCACTGTCCATGAGACTTTTCGGTAACATCTTCGGTGAAGAGCTTGTTATTGTGATCCTGTTCATACTCGTTCCGTTCCTTGTTCCGCTGCCCATGTTCATGCTGGGCGTGTTCACAGGTCTGCTTCAGGCCTATGTGTTCATGATGCTTTCTATGATCTATATCAGTGGTGCACTTGAAGAAGCACACTAA
- a CDS encoding ATP synthase subunit I, with translation MMKIENKILILSLIFCGILYTVFRFIFEPSFSNAIPAGYLLGAVNFRYLARGVRKVAEEGRPGTAVIYSQIRLLVSGVFAWYCLVQLKMNVAGMLVGLTVMPVCVPITAIYNNLKGKNDGTPA, from the coding sequence ATGATGAAGATAGAAAATAAAATATTAATTCTGTCGTTGATTTTTTGCGGAATATTGTATACAGTATTCAGGTTTATATTTGAACCCTCGTTTTCAAACGCCATCCCTGCGGGCTACCTGCTTGGGGCGGTGAACTTCCGGTACCTCGCAAGGGGAGTAAGGAAGGTTGCGGAGGAGGGGAGACCCGGAACCGCCGTTATCTACTCGCAGATAAGGCTTCTGGTCTCAGGTGTTTTCGCATGGTACTGCCTTGTGCAGTTAAAAATGAATGTTGCAGGCATGCTGGTCGGGCTCACTGTTATGCCCGTGTGTGTGCCCATAACTGCGATATATAACAACTTAAAGGGGAAGAATGATGGAACACCCGCTTAA
- a CDS encoding AtpZ/AtpI family protein, which produces MVQKKEVDKFVKKMANASSAGTSLAFSVIIGAAMGWWLDKTFDTKPWLFLLFLVCGIIAGFKNMVYFIKKTDLFDDEDRK; this is translated from the coding sequence ATGGTGCAGAAGAAAGAAGTAGATAAATTTGTTAAAAAAATGGCAAACGCCAGTTCGGCGGGAACATCGCTGGCGTTTTCCGTTATAATCGGAGCGGCCATGGGCTGGTGGCTGGACAAAACGTTCGACACAAAGCCATGGCTTTTCCTGCTGTTTCTTGTCTGCGGAATCATCGCCGGATTTAAGAACATGGTTTATTTCATAAAGAAAACAGACCTTTTTGATGATGAAGATAGAAAATAA
- the hemL gene encoding glutamate-1-semialdehyde 2,1-aminomutase codes for MNIFEESKKFIPGGVNSPVRAYGSVGGDPVIVKSAKGSKIYSEDGKEYIDYVGSWGPMITGHADDDIISEVKRAADMGTSFGAPTKAELDIAKMICDMVPSVEMVRLVSSGTEALMSAIRLARAYTKRDKIIKFEGCYHGHSDSLLVKSGSGLLTFNQPSSPGVPEDFAKHTLIAQFNDIESVKSLIADNKGQIACLLVEPVAGNMGLVLPKEGFLADLRKACDSDGIVLLFDEVITGFRIAKGGSQAYYDVMPDITTMGKIIGGGLPVGAFGGKREIMQMMSPVGPVYQAGTLSGNPLATAAGIAMLKKLSQPDFYKNLKAKSDILYDAMAENCKKLGLNYAYNRVESMACLFFTEGKVESFQDAMKSDTKKYAKFFHEMLNRGINLAPSQFEAMFVSSAHSEEDLEKTAKAHYESLKAL; via the coding sequence ATGAATATCTTCGAAGAATCCAAAAAATTTATTCCCGGCGGCGTAAACAGCCCCGTGCGTGCATACGGTTCTGTGGGCGGCGACCCTGTTATCGTTAAAAGCGCAAAAGGATCAAAAATTTACAGTGAAGACGGCAAAGAATACATAGATTATGTCGGTTCATGGGGTCCCATGATAACCGGACACGCCGACGACGATATCATCAGCGAGGTTAAGCGTGCGGCTGATATGGGAACGAGCTTCGGCGCACCCACAAAGGCTGAACTGGACATAGCTAAGATGATCTGCGATATGGTTCCCTCCGTTGAGATGGTTCGTCTGGTAAGCTCCGGAACGGAAGCTCTCATGAGCGCAATCCGTCTTGCCCGTGCCTACACCAAAAGGGACAAGATAATCAAATTCGAAGGCTGCTACCACGGCCACTCCGACAGCCTTCTTGTTAAATCCGGAAGCGGTCTGCTGACATTTAATCAGCCCTCCAGCCCCGGCGTGCCCGAAGATTTCGCAAAACACACACTGATAGCTCAGTTCAACGACATAGAATCCGTTAAAAGCCTCATTGCCGATAACAAAGGCCAGATAGCATGTCTTCTGGTTGAGCCTGTTGCAGGCAACATGGGACTGGTGCTTCCCAAAGAGGGATTCCTTGCCGACCTGCGCAAAGCTTGCGACAGCGACGGTATAGTGCTTTTGTTTGACGAGGTTATCACCGGATTCCGCATCGCAAAGGGCGGTTCACAGGCATACTACGATGTTATGCCCGACATAACCACCATGGGCAAGATAATCGGCGGCGGTCTCCCTGTCGGCGCATTCGGCGGCAAGAGAGAGATCATGCAGATGATGTCTCCCGTAGGACCTGTTTATCAGGCGGGAACGCTCTCCGGAAACCCTCTGGCAACAGCGGCTGGAATCGCAATGCTTAAAAAACTGTCTCAGCCCGACTTCTACAAAAATCTGAAAGCCAAGTCCGACATCCTTTATGATGCCATGGCTGAAAACTGCAAGAAGCTCGGCCTGAACTATGCATACAACCGTGTCGAGTCGATGGCGTGCCTGTTCTTCACCGAAGGAAAGGTCGAGAGCTTTCAGGATGCAATGAAGTCCGACACCAAAAAATATGCAAAATTCTTCCATGAAATGCTGAACAGAGGCATCAACCTCGCTCCCAGCCAGTTTGAAGCAATGTTCGTTTCCTCCGCGCATAGCGAAGAGGATCTTGAGAAGACTGCCAAAGCCCACTACGAGAGCCTTAAGGCACTTTGA
- a CDS encoding DMT family transporter yields MTRTWITVVTAAFFEVGWVIGLKASDSFTDWAATVFAVAVSFRLLIKATKQLPVGTVYAVFVGLGTAGTTIAEIILFGAEIQPAKIGLIALLLAGVIALKLESASAKGT; encoded by the coding sequence ATGACAAGGACATGGATAACTGTGGTAACAGCCGCATTTTTTGAGGTGGGCTGGGTGATAGGGCTTAAGGCATCCGACAGTTTTACAGACTGGGCGGCAACAGTGTTTGCAGTGGCTGTCAGCTTCCGACTGCTGATAAAGGCCACAAAACAACTGCCCGTGGGCACGGTTTATGCAGTTTTCGTCGGGCTTGGAACTGCGGGAACGACCATAGCCGAGATAATCCTTTTCGGTGCAGAGATTCAGCCTGCAAAGATAGGGCTTATCGCCCTTCTGCTTGCGGGGGTTATAGCCCTCAAGCTCGAAAGCGCATCAGCCAAAGGAACTTGA
- a CDS encoding DMT family transporter — protein sequence MEWIYLILAGIFEITGVASISILNRKQNAASFLAMVATFGLSFLFLSMAMKTIPMSTAYAVWTGIGASGGAAAGIFLYNEPKSFIRVASIIIVLASAVGLKLIN from the coding sequence ATGGAATGGATATATCTGATACTCGCAGGAATTTTTGAGATAACAGGCGTAGCCTCAATCAGCATTCTGAACAGAAAGCAAAACGCCGCCTCGTTCTTAGCCATGGTTGCAACCTTCGGGCTGAGCTTTCTTTTTCTGTCGATGGCGATGAAAACAATCCCCATGAGCACTGCATACGCTGTGTGGACGGGGATAGGAGCATCCGGCGGAGCGGCGGCGGGGATCTTTTTATACAATGAACCCAAAAGCTTCATCAGGGTGGCCTCGATTATAATAGTGCTTGCTTCTGCGGTCGGACTGAAACTAATTAACTAG
- a CDS encoding nickel-dependent hydrogenase large subunit, producing MSKTIAIEPLTRIEGHLKVETQVENSRVTNAFISGQMFRGFEKFLENRHPIDAARIAQRVCGVCHEVHGVASVLALEELYSKPSPKNGHILRDMILGLHLITDHFLHFYTLCLPDFIDFTQILNYKGNDTEINSLKSWVASTKPAFVLKRNAGNYITHTPTALNIMANYFKALKIRSKGAAGIAIIGAKAPFSHAVLPGGITTDITPDKLMYYHNVLEEVRQFTVNCYIPDVMTVAKHFKDYFNIGVSHGNFYANKTFTALGKPVFEGGVFLNGRTEPFSMANVKEFVDNSFYDSNGNPNPKKKGAYSWVKAPRYKGEPVEVGPLARVIISDTPYFKNLMKTLNAPVKSSTMARHVARAAESRVLLDHMYGLLDAYRIGDPTINQVDFSKKVSGKGTGLSLAARGDLIHQVEASGGKITRYNMIVPSTWNFSPAANGKRGVVEQSLVGTPVAYGEDAIEVGRVIRSYDPCTACSVH from the coding sequence ATGTCTAAAACCATCGCAATCGAGCCGCTGACTAGAATCGAAGGACACTTGAAGGTCGAAACACAAGTAGAAAACTCAAGAGTGACCAACGCCTTTATCAGCGGACAGATGTTCCGCGGGTTCGAAAAATTTCTCGAAAACCGGCATCCCATCGACGCAGCCAGAATCGCACAGAGAGTGTGCGGTGTGTGCCACGAGGTACACGGCGTAGCGTCCGTTCTGGCTCTTGAAGAGCTCTATTCAAAACCATCGCCAAAAAACGGGCATATCCTGAGAGACATGATTCTTGGTCTGCACCTTATAACAGACCATTTTCTTCATTTCTATACGCTGTGCTTACCCGATTTTATTGATTTTACACAGATACTTAACTACAAAGGAAACGACACCGAGATCAACTCTCTGAAAAGCTGGGTCGCCAGCACCAAGCCCGCCTTTGTTTTGAAGCGGAACGCCGGAAACTATATCACGCATACACCCACTGCGCTGAATATCATGGCAAACTATTTCAAAGCTCTCAAAATACGCAGCAAAGGTGCCGCCGGAATAGCCATTATAGGCGCAAAGGCGCCTTTTTCCCATGCTGTTCTGCCCGGCGGAATAACCACCGACATAACACCGGACAAACTTATGTATTACCACAACGTGCTTGAAGAGGTACGCCAGTTCACGGTCAACTGCTACATTCCCGATGTGATGACCGTTGCCAAGCACTTCAAGGACTATTTCAACATAGGGGTCAGCCATGGAAACTTCTATGCCAACAAGACATTCACCGCTCTCGGCAAACCTGTCTTCGAGGGCGGAGTTTTTCTTAACGGCAGAACCGAACCTTTCTCAATGGCAAACGTAAAAGAATTTGTCGACAATTCATTCTATGACAGCAACGGAAATCCCAACCCAAAGAAAAAAGGCGCATACAGCTGGGTGAAAGCCCCCCGCTATAAGGGCGAGCCTGTTGAGGTAGGGCCTCTGGCAAGGGTTATAATTTCCGACACACCCTATTTCAAAAATCTTATGAAGACCCTGAACGCCCCCGTAAAATCATCAACCATGGCAAGACACGTTGCCAGAGCGGCGGAATCCCGTGTTCTGCTGGATCATATGTACGGCCTGCTCGATGCCTACAGAATCGGCGACCCCACCATAAATCAGGTGGATTTCTCCAAAAAGGTTTCGGGCAAGGGAACAGGACTTTCGCTGGCGGCCAGAGGAGACCTCATCCATCAGGTTGAGGCGTCCGGAGGCAAGATAACCAGATATAACATGATAGTGCCCAGCACATGGAACTTCAGCCCTGCGGCAAATGGCAAAAGGGGCGTTGTGGAGCAGTCGCTGGTGGGAACTCCCGTTGCATACGGCGAAGATGCCATCGAGGTTGGCAGGGTTATTAGAAGCTACGACCCCTGCACAGCCTGTTCCGTACACTGA
- a CDS encoding hydrogenase small subunit, with protein sequence MNISRRQFLDNCAKISSMVFGSCLFTNEIAEGFMKLSATERPQIIFIQSQCCTGCSISATYGNEDDFINFITNIVRLQVHPNLSFSQGHTYLKTIEETVASGPFYLVCEGSVPAGMKEACIFNDEPMYDYLHKLMKKAAAIVASGTCACYGGIPASNQNVTGAISMEAYMKRTGVNKPLIKIPGCPINPDRLMGTVAYIVATGKIPELVKGVPKKYYPDLIHNQCGRYQAFNQGHYTKNFEREKLNCLLKNGCRGPVTYSDCPTRRWNGKVSVCIESNAPCIGCAHPEFPFKTALYLEEESFKDLTWSEMKKMMEK encoded by the coding sequence ATGAATATATCAAGACGCCAGTTCCTGGACAACTGTGCCAAAATATCCTCAATGGTGTTCGGCTCATGCCTGTTCACCAACGAGATAGCCGAAGGTTTCATGAAGCTTTCCGCAACGGAAAGACCGCAGATAATCTTCATACAGTCGCAGTGCTGCACCGGATGCAGTATCTCCGCAACCTACGGTAACGAAGATGATTTCATCAACTTCATCACGAACATAGTCAGGCTTCAGGTTCACCCGAACCTGTCTTTCAGTCAGGGACACACCTATCTGAAGACCATAGAGGAGACGGTCGCATCAGGGCCTTTCTATCTGGTTTGCGAAGGCTCCGTCCCCGCCGGAATGAAAGAGGCCTGCATCTTCAACGACGAACCGATGTACGACTATCTCCATAAGCTCATGAAAAAAGCCGCCGCAATAGTGGCATCAGGCACCTGCGCCTGCTACGGAGGCATTCCGGCATCAAACCAGAATGTCACCGGAGCCATTTCAATGGAAGCCTATATGAAGCGCACAGGGGTCAATAAGCCCCTGATAAAGATTCCCGGCTGCCCCATAAACCCCGACAGGCTTATGGGCACAGTGGCATACATTGTGGCCACGGGGAAGATTCCGGAACTGGTGAAGGGAGTACCGAAAAAATACTATCCCGACCTGATACACAACCAGTGCGGACGCTATCAGGCTTTCAATCAGGGGCACTACACCAAGAATTTCGAAAGAGAGAAGCTGAACTGCCTGCTCAAAAACGGCTGCCGGGGGCCTGTGACCTATTCCGACTGCCCCACCCGCAGATGGAACGGCAAGGTCAGCGTGTGCATCGAAAGCAACGCACCCTGCATAGGATGTGCGCATCCGGAGTTCCCGTTCAAAACAGCCCTCTATCTGGAAGAGGAATCTTTCAAAGACCTGACATGGTCTGAAATGAAGAAAATGATGGAGAAATAG